In the Quercus lobata isolate SW786 chromosome 5, ValleyOak3.0 Primary Assembly, whole genome shotgun sequence genome, one interval contains:
- the LOC115990128 gene encoding UPF0481 protein At3g47200-like, whose translation MVRSKVGSALAVHGATLSSNQQSHAAYSHHALRGRRDSSHENGFWWYELYIHSPHGLLSIRDSFEDHHAGNLLTLPSAGWHPPDAIGSSSTTKGSGDLALDITAMFESSKQQFSTRGLISIPDHLRKLDEQAFTPLLISIGPIHCSNPKLQTMKKCKVQFCECFIQRANIKLRNLVHTIRDKEEEIRSYYAETVVSSISNDDFMKMNLVDGMFILEFLIQSYLIRGGDDPTIRIPKWMHPILQFDLVLLENQLPFFVLEMLFKQANFPTELGSKDSEPLSLMKLAFYFCACYRVQMMPPWIFDTQIEHLTDLVRFFYVCGKQQHRGPGGAKLSYSATQLHEAGVKFKVAPEEYGGHYRHFLDIRFDLKNGVLEIPCIELNNEKIRLIRNIIALEQSHYVGAAYVTDFFIILDILINTSKDVDLLCDKGILVNYLGDSNAAALAVNNLNNTILWDYMNSDYLKICEDLNAFYIEPWHKWKATSMLWRQYFSTPWIATSTCAAIILLVFTAIQTVCSLRSTKW comes from the exons ATGGTTCGGAGCAAGGTGGGGAGCGCTCTCGCcgtgcatggcgcaactctctcttcaaatcaGCAATCTCACGCTGCATATTCCCATCATGCTTTACGTGGGAGACGTGACTCTTCCCACGAGAATGGCTTCTGGTGGTATGAGTTGTACATACACTCCCCTCATGGCCTTCTCTCCATTCGGGACTCCTTCGAGGATCACCATGCTGGGAACCTCTTGACTCTGCCTAGTGCGGGCTGGCATCCTCCTGATGCG ATAGGAAGCTCTTCAACTACAAAGGGAAGTGGAGATTTGGCACTTGACATCACAGCCATGTTTGAAAGTTCGAAGCAACAATTCTCAACTAGGGGTTTGATTAGCATTCCAGATCACCTTCGTAAACTGGATGAGCAAGCCTTCACTCCTCTGCTTATTTCAATTGGCCCTATTCACTGCTCCAATCCAAAATTACAAACCATGAAAAAGTGTAAAGTACAGTTTTGTGAGTGTTTCATTCAACGGGCTAATATAAAGTTGCGGAATTTAGTACACACAATAAGAGATAAGGAAGAAGAAATTCGCTCTTACTATGCAGAGACTGTTGTGTCCAGCATAAGCAATGATGATTTTATGAAAATGAACCTGGTGGATGGGATGTTCATTCTTGAGTTTTTGATACAATCTTACCTAATTCGAGGAGGGGACGATCCTACAATCAGAATTCCAAAATGGATGCATCCAATTTTGCAATTTGACTTGGTATTACTTGAAAATCaacttcctttttttgttttagagaTGCTGTTCAAGCAAGCAAACTTTCCGACTGAATTAGGGTCAAAAGACTCAGAACCCCTTTCTTTAATGAAACTTGCTTTTTATTTCTGTGCATGTTACCGCGTTCAAATGATGCCCCCTTGGATTTTTGATACGCAAATAGAACACTTAACAGATCTGGTTAGATTCTTTTATGTATGTGGAAAACAACAACATAGAGGACCTGGAGGGGCTAAACTGTCATACTCTGCAACCCAGCTGCATGAGGCAGGGGTCAAGTTTAAGGTGGCGCCCGAAGAATATGGTGGACACTATAGACACTTTCTTGACATAAGGTTCGATTTAAAGAATGGAGTGTTGGAAATCCCATGCATTGAGTTAAATAATGAGAAAATACGTCTTATTCGAAACATTATTGCATTAGAGCAATCCCATTATGTAGGGGCCGCATATGTTACGGATTTCTTTATCATCTTGGACATCCTTATCAATACTTCCAAAGATGTAGATTTACTTTGTGATAAAGGAATCCTCGTTAATTACCTTGGCGATAGCAACGCAGCAGCATTAGCTGTCAACAATCTTAACAACACTATCTTATGGGATTATATGAACTCTGATTACTTGAAAATATGTGAAGATTTGAATGCATTCTATATAGAACCTTGGCATAAATGGAAGGCAACGTCAATGTTGTGGCGTCAATATTTTAGCACTCCTTGGATAGCTACTTCTACCTGTGCTGCTATTATCCTTCTTGTGTTCACAGCCATACAAACTGTATGCTCTCTAAGGTCCACTAAGTGGTGA